A segment of the Anopheles cruzii chromosome 2, idAnoCruzAS_RS32_06, whole genome shotgun sequence genome:
acAGTTATCGTGTTCGACGCCCGATAGCATAGAGGATGGTGCCCGATGGTGACCGAACTGCTGGCTCTTTGGGTTTTTAAGAAATAACAGAAGTtcgacaaaataaaacaacactttTCACCACATTTTGTATATTTCGTGTTTGTTTCGCCATCGCTTTACGCAATGATTCCGTTCGCTTCTGCGGTTGTAGTCCTTGCCACCCTGAGGGTGGAACGATTTATTATATTCACATCAAAAGAACGAAATGATTGAATAGAAACACAATACTTTGCCCCAACTTCCCGGtccgaaacaaaagaaaaaaacccttaGCTCAGCTCGAACCCGGCACCACTTTGGATTGCGTATAGCAGCTTTTCACGGAGTACGTCTTCCTGCTCGAAGGCCGGCAGTTTCAGGAGGTTCATGCACGTGCTGGCGGAAGGCAGCCGATCCGTGTCGCCTGCATTCTGTATGCAGAACGGTGGATCGAGATCTTTAAAGCCGAGCAACGGCGGTCTCGAACAACTCGTTACAAACTTTAAGAGCAATCGACGCTGGATATCATCGAACTGTTCGACCACCTTCCAAAACAGCTGGATGGCTGGATGTTCGAGTGAAAAGTCGCCACCATAACGCGTGTGCTGCCGCAGATCGTGTACATCCACCGGAATTTCGGCGCCCGAGATTAGCACTTGCAATTCCTTGTTGCTGAACATGTACAGCCACTCGATGGGCAACACATTTGCTAGTCCCTGCCGAAACGCGACACACTGAGACCGTATCTGCTGGTTTAGCTTGAAGTCCGCCATCAGCTGAATATACTCGATGCGGTTCGACGAATTAACGATGATATTGGCACCGTTAGGTTTCAGTTCTTCAACCTGCAGAGAAACATTATAATCAGCTTTCTTGGCCACATCACCCTTTCGCGTAAACTTGCCTTAGTTACTCCTAACGCATCACAGACGATAGTGAAATCTAAACCTAAATCTGCCACATCGCCGTCGTACGCTTTCAGTGACATCAAGTTTCTGtcgatacagagagagagaaagggcgcGATGAAATGATCGTCAAATTGTCTTACTTCCATTATCTTCCGCCGTACCTATACAACACGGGATCTAGTGAGGCCAGCTGGTGAACGTCCACATCCGAATGTTTACCGGCGAGCTTCGAGAGGAAAAACTCGGCCAACGGTAGCTCTACTAGAAGGTTCTCGTACAGCGCCTTCCCCAGTATGCGTCCGATAAAGTAGTAGTGTCGCTGGAAGTCTTCCACAATCGTGCCGACGCTCGGGTTCGGGTAAAGCATGTTATCCTTCGTAATCCTGCAAACGTGCAGTTTGTTAATCATTCGCAATCGGCGTGTAAACCGGTGTATACTCACATAAAAAATCCACGATGCGGATCGAACGCCACCTTGATCAGTTCGGACAGAAACTCCCGGAAGACACCGCCACCATCAACACCGGCTTCCCGCAAACCGGCCGAGTTGACCATTTCGATGCGAAACTTTGGCCGCAGATCGGGTTCTGTGGAGTGGAGTGGTAACAAATCAATGGTTTGTACCACGATCGAGGCCATTGAGCGTACCATTTGTTGGACTAAGCTTGTCGAACGCATCCTCGTACAGGTGTGATCGCCGAACGGTGAGCTGTATCGAAGGGCCCTGTAGAAATCCTTGCAAATCACCCTGCGTCCGCAGTTTGTCGGCCGCCACTAGGCCTTGAAACACGCCGACCCGTGTATTGAACGGCACGACGAACGGTATCTCACGTAAGATCGTGATCGAACGGATCTGTTTCGTCGACAGCGGTGGCCCATCTTCGATGTCTTCGCGCGTAAAATCCCGAATCGGTTGGAACGGCCGTGGACCACGGCGACCCGCTCGCGAAAGGTGCAAATCGGTGGGTTTATCGAGCGGCAGATTAAGGTTTTGGGCCGTCCAGTGTCCTTCGGGGCAGAAGCAGCGGCGTAGATCGCGCGTGTGGATTTGTCGCAACAGCGATACGCACACCTTCAGCAGGTGGGGCCAGATTTGTTTGCTCTGGTCCCGAGAAGCCGCCACTCTTCGTCGGGTTGGCGAATCGGTCGACGATGGGCCGGGAGTGGAGCTGAGCGACGAGATCATCGTGCGGTAGTTTTCGTCCAAGAACGAACGCGTCTCTGGAAACGCCAGCTCAACGAGACCGAGTGAAATCTCCTTCAGCGTGGTGCTAAGTGGGATCAGCTCCGCTATACTAAACGGCATGATGCTACTGACCGAACCGGGCAGCACGTTCTCCTGCACGAACTCACCGTCGTGAAGCGAGGCAATCAGTCGACCAAAAAGCGCACAAAACGAGGCCAGTATCGGAATGGTACGATCGGAATCTTCTTTTGCTGTAATTTGAAAGAACCGAAAAGAACATCCAATTGGCCATCGTCAAGCGAGTCG
Coding sequences within it:
- the LOC128276504 gene encoding ubiquitin-protein ligase E3C isoform X1, coding for MFNFDGEFRRRPQQNLGGASFKTDRLTIIRKAQQERQKREEARRQQNGATVIQCAVRSFIQRQQTKQRERDKVDVYRRNIGNIRGAHDLEFLTKRVIFFYSPRTTSDGDRLIFLCQYMIKNPTEVFKLVARDAPVWTFHIKRLLGLCLGQILLPDHSPTVPMRMLEIYSSDVHVTKYIRVASQEAARPFVRSYLMAVYGYLIERRYFHVVRRLLEEKLPPIDDDDTVAINRSPIAAALFEMLLRPLELVTRTDKPDNLSRQILQSFTFNVLSQELSGAVKYYLLAALSERDDFPYRTLIQCIAEEYQARLDYRSTILIDLTGSDDRPPVVGKSGTAKKPRTDQSTDECLLLSSSLLYSLLKLDERHIASMATREMFSAYLKVIASMVDNITKLPRDTVSSLSRPLDDSSDSESESDVDGPTLGPVEAAILQEIIFMLNENRRVAYLVGTIDTVLDDAQAMQNLCQVCHSLMTFNRMAVYEYKLLYMLASKPAIIRNLWYTLTAHSMSQRFSSPIVLLSKGLNISKEDSDRTIPILASFCALFGRLIASLHDGEFVQENVLPGSVSSIMPFSIAELIPLSTTLKEISLGLVELAFPETRSFLDENYRTMISSLSSTPGPSSTDSPTRRRVAASRDQSKQIWPHLLKVCVSLLRQIHTRDLRRCFCPEGHWTAQNLNLPLDKPTDLHLSRAGRRGPRPFQPIRDFTREDIEDGPPLSTKQIRSITILREIPFVVPFNTRVGVFQGLVAADKLRTQGDLQGFLQGPSIQLTVRRSHLYEDAFDKLSPTNEPDLRPKFRIEMVNSAGLREAGVDGGGVFREFLSELIKVAFDPHRGFFMITKDNMLYPNPSVGTIVEDFQRHYYFIGRILGKALYENLLVELPLAEFFLSKLAGKHSDVDVHQLASLDPVLYRNLMSLKAYDGDVADLGLDFTIVCDALGVTKVEELKPNGANIIVNSSNRIEYIQLMADFKLNQQIRSQCVAFRQGLANVLPIEWLYMFSNKELQVLISGAEIPVDVHDLRQHTRYGGDFSLEHPAIQLFWKVVEQFDDIQRRLLLKFVTSCSRPPLLGFKDLDPPFCIQNAGDTDRLPSASTCMNLLKLPAFEQEDVLREKLLYAIQSGAGFELS
- the LOC128276504 gene encoding ubiquitin-protein ligase E3C isoform X2, translating into MFNFDGEFRRRPQQNLGGASFKTDRLTIIRKAQQERQKREEARRQQNGATVIQCAVRSFIQRQQTKQRERDKVDVYRRNIGNIRGAHDLEFLTKRVIFFYSPRTTSDGDRLIFLCQYMIKNPTEVFKLVARDAPVWTFHIKRLLGLCLGQILLPDHSPTVPMRMLEIYSSDVHVTKYIRVASQEAARPFVRSYLMAVYGYLIERRYFHVVRRLLEEKLPPIDDDDTVAINRSPIAAALFEMLLRPLELVTRTDKPDNLSRQILQSFTFNVLSQELSGAVKYYLLAALSERDDFPYRTLIQCIAEEYQARLDYRSTILIDLTGSDDRPPVVGKSGTAKKPRTDQSTDECLLLSSSLLYSLLKLDERHIGLAASMATREMFSAYLKVIASMVDNITKLPRDTVSSLSRPLDDSSDSESESDVDGPTLGPVEAAILQEIIFMLNENRRVAYLVGTIDTVLDDAQAMQNLCQVCHSLMTFNRMAVYEYKLLYMLASKPAIIRNLWYTLTAHSMSQRFSSPIVLLSKGLNISKEDSDRTIPILASFCALFGRLIASLHDGEFVQENVLPGSVSSIMPFSIAELIPLSTTLKEISLGLVELAFPETRSFLDENYRTMISSLSSTPGPSSTDSPTRRRVAASRDQSKQIWPHLLKVCVSLLRQIHTRDLRRCFCPEGHWTAQNLNLPLDKPTDLHLSRAGRRGPRPFQPIRDFTREDIEDGPPLSTKQIRSITILREIPFVVPFNTRVGVFQGLVAADKLRTQGDLQGFLQGPSIQLTVRRSHLYEDAFDKLSPTNEPDLRPKFRIEMVNSAGLREAGVDGGGVFREFLSELIKVAFDPHRGFFMITKDNMLYPNPSVGTIVEDFQRHYYFIGRILGKALYENLLVELPLAEFFLSKLAGKHSDVDVHQLASLDPVLYRNLMSLKAYDGDVADLGLDFTIVCDALGVTKVEELKPNGANIIVNSSNRIEYIQLMADFKLNQQIRSQCVAFRQGLANVLPIEWLYMFSNKELQVLISGAEIPVDVHDLRQHTRYGGDFSLEHPAIQLFWKVVEQFDDIQRRLLLKFVTSCSRPPLLGFKDLDPPFCIQNAGDTDRLPSASTCMNLLKLPAFEQEDVLREKLLYAIQSGAGFELS